In bacterium, a single window of DNA contains:
- the purH gene encoding bifunctional phosphoribosylaminoimidazolecarboxamide formyltransferase/IMP cyclohydrolase: protein MMVKIRRALISVSDKRGIIALAENLSQLGISIISTGGTANVLREAGVPVTVVSDLTGFPEILGGRVKTLHPAVYGGILAKRRPDHLEELGKHRIEPIDMVVVNLYPFGETIRRSSSEEEAIENIDIGGPTMIRAAAKNYPYVASVVNPARYEGIITALRENACCLKEDMLFSLAQEAFAYTAAYDALIAGYFQRDVKFPETLNLSYVKVGDLRYGENPHQQAAFYRLPEIRSPSIGNAEKLWGKELSYNNLLDLDAALETVREFDEPAAVVIKHNNPCGVAVGDSLSEAYARARGCDPVSAFGGVVGLNQQVEAETARQITETFIEAVIAPDFSPEALEILKENRDLRIIKVSSLEGMRRREMYLKQVTGGLLVQDRDLARLDPEDIKVVTWRQPTKEEIAAFLFAWKVVKHVKSNAIILALPDRTVGIGAGQMSRIDSTRIAVAKAGNRIAGAVLASDAFFPFRDNVDEAAKAGIKAIIQPGGSLRDEEVIKAADEYNLAMVFTGRRHFRH, encoded by the coding sequence ATGATGGTAAAAATAAGGCGGGCTTTAATCAGCGTTTCTGACAAGCGGGGCATTATTGCCTTAGCTGAAAATCTGAGTCAATTAGGCATATCCATTATCTCTACTGGGGGGACAGCTAATGTCCTTAGGGAAGCAGGTGTTCCGGTTACAGTTGTCTCCGATCTGACAGGATTTCCTGAGATACTGGGAGGTCGAGTAAAGACCCTGCACCCGGCAGTTTATGGCGGTATCCTGGCCAAACGGCGCCCAGATCATTTGGAAGAACTGGGCAAACACAGAATCGAACCGATTGATATGGTCGTGGTCAACCTCTATCCCTTTGGTGAAACCATTCGTCGCAGCTCTTCCGAAGAAGAGGCCATTGAAAACATTGACATTGGTGGACCGACTATGATCAGAGCCGCTGCCAAGAACTACCCATATGTGGCCTCGGTAGTTAACCCGGCCAGATACGAAGGTATCATCACGGCTTTAAGAGAAAACGCCTGTTGTCTAAAAGAAGATATGCTTTTTTCTCTGGCCCAGGAGGCCTTTGCTTATACGGCGGCCTATGATGCCCTGATAGCCGGATATTTTCAACGGGATGTCAAATTTCCCGAGACACTGAATCTGAGTTATGTCAAGGTGGGAGACTTGAGATATGGCGAGAATCCTCACCAGCAGGCCGCCTTCTACCGCCTACCGGAGATAAGGTCACCGTCTATTGGAAATGCAGAGAAGTTATGGGGTAAAGAGCTTTCCTATAATAACCTGCTCGATTTAGATGCCGCCCTGGAAACAGTCCGGGAATTCGATGAACCGGCCGCCGTAGTCATCAAGCATAATAATCCCTGCGGTGTAGCGGTGGGAGATAGTTTGTCCGAGGCGTATGCGCGGGCCAGAGGGTGCGATCCTGTTTCGGCCTTTGGTGGCGTGGTCGGATTGAACCAACAGGTTGAGGCTGAGACAGCCCGCCAGATCACGGAGACCTTTATTGAGGCGGTCATCGCCCCTGATTTTAGCCCGGAGGCCCTTGAAATCCTTAAAGAAAATCGCGATCTTAGAATCATTAAAGTCAGCTCTCTGGAAGGAATGAGACGGCGGGAGATGTATCTAAAGCAGGTAACCGGCGGCTTATTAGTCCAGGACCGTGATCTGGCCCGGCTTGATCCAGAGGATATAAAGGTGGTCACCTGGCGTCAGCCGACCAAAGAAGAAATCGCCGCCTTCCTTTTTGCCTGGAAGGTGGTCAAACACGTTAAGTCCAATGCCATTATCCTGGCTCTCCCTGACCGGACCGTAGGTATTGGGGCCGGACAGATGAGCCGAATTGATTCCACCCGGATAGCCGTGGCCAAGGCCGGAAACAGAATAGCTGGCGCCGTCCTGGCTTCGGATGCCTTCTTCCCCTTCCGGGATAATGTCGACGAGGCCGCCAAAGCCGGCATTAAGGCCATTATTCAACCAGGAGGCTCTTTGCGAGACGAAGAGGTGATCAAGGCGGCTGATGAATATAACTTGGCGATGGTCTTTACCGGCCGGAGGCATTTTAGGCATTAG
- a CDS encoding BrnT family toxin, giving the protein MGLQFEWDPDKAASNLKRHKVSFEEAATVFQDRLSVTVADPDHSTEEDRWIIVGLSHRFRLLIVSHTERGNRIRIINARELTPRERKEYEEGNWS; this is encoded by the coding sequence GTGGGATTACAATTCGAGTGGGATCCGGACAAAGCAGCGAGCAATCTCAAGCGGCATAAGGTCTCATTTGAAGAAGCCGCTACAGTGTTCCAGGACAGATTGAGTGTGACTGTGGCTGACCCTGATCACTCCACCGAAGAAGACCGGTGGATTATTGTCGGCTTGTCTCATCGTTTCAGATTGCTGATCGTTTCACATACCGAGCGTGGTAATCGCATTCGTATCATCAATGCACGGGAGTTGACACCCCGAGAGAGAAAAGAATATGAAGAAGGAAACTGGTCTTGA